The genomic segment AAAGAAGTGACAAGTGCCGACAATATCAAAAAAAGATTTAGTTCTTTTTTTACTTTTTGTGTGTTTTTGGCTCTTATGTATGGCAAACCGGATTTATAGACATATGTATTGCTTTCTTGTTCATAATGCCGGATGATATTTAACACATCGTCCAACAATTTTTGTCTTTGATCGGAATTAAAAATGGCCTTGTTCAATCCGATGGCCATCAAATTTATTTTACCTTCTTTGGTATAAATGTAATTGTCATAAAAAGGCAAATTGAAAATTTCATTTTTGATCGAATCAAGTTCTTGTTGTGTTTGTGGTTCTTTTTCAATCAAAGGCTTGATGTTGAATTTTTTGTTTTCAGCATCTTTTTCTAATGTATAAATATCGGCTATTGACAGCACATTTTCCACGCCGGAAACTTTCTTCAAAGAATCGGATAATCTGCTCCATTTCAAGAAATGATCCAATTGCCAAAATTGTTCATCTTCGATGGCAATGACCATTACTTCATTTTTGTTGCCGAAATTCTTTTCGAAATATTCAAATACCTTGTATGCTGTATCCGTCTTAGGAAGTAATTGTGAGAATTTATAACTCATTTTTGCATGACGGGCATGATGTGCAAAAAATAGCGTAAAGGCCCCAATCACCAATAAAAAGTAAAACTTTTGACGAATGATGAATGTTGCCAGATATTTCCAAAAAAAACTCATTTACATTCAATTCTTGCAATCAACTCTTTATACAATAAGGTGAGATATTTTTCGGCATGTCCGGCAACTTCAAGTATCTCCTTGAGTTCTACCGGTTTTAAAGTTTCAGGATAACATTCGTCTGTCAAAACACTGACGGCGCAACAAGGCAATCCCATATGATTGGCCACTATACATTCGGGCACTGTGGACATACCCACGGCATCGGCTCCAATCTTTCTTAAAAATTTATATTCTGCTGCCGTTTCAAGATTAGGTCCGGCCACAACCACATATACTCCTTCATTTACAGGCAGTTGATGTTTCTTAGCGATCTCGCGCATCAAGCGATTTAAATAGGGCGAATAAGGGCTGCTCATATCGGGGAACCTTGGTCCTAATTCATCTATATTTCTGCCTCTCAAAGGATTGTCCGGCAAAAGATTGATATGATCTTTCAATATCATCAATGAACCCTTTCTGAATGATTCGTTCAATGAACCTGCGGCATTTGAAATCAATAAAAATTGTATGCCCAAAAGATACATTACTCTCACAGGAAATGTGATTTGAGAAGCAGAATATCCTTCATAATAATGAAACCTACCCTGCATGGCAATTACAGTTTTCCCGGCCAAACGTCCATAAATGAGTTTTCCTTGATGAGATTCAACAGTAGAAACCGGAAAGTGTGGAATTTTATCATAAGTAATCTCAATTTCAGATTCGATTTGCTTGGCCAAATTGCCCAAACCGGTTCCAAGAATAATTCCAATTTGAGGCTTTTGCATGCCCTGCTCTTTCAAAAAAGCGGCTGTTTCTTTCATTTGTTCATATGTCATCCACATATATCAATAATTTATTTCGCTTAATGACGATTCACCCCTTGGTTTTATATTGATTTCATTTTTCCCCCATATCATCAATCCAAACATCATGATGATATTGGTGGCAACTATAACAGAAAACAACAAACCTTCATTAAATCCATCAATCTTATATTGTTCGGGGATTTTGTAAAATAAAATAATCGTAACCAAACCACGGGGAGAAACAAAAAGTTCGGGAAAAATCGATCCACTTCTGATAAAGACCATCAAATTTACCAAACGAATCAAGTAAATGACTAATAATATTGCTGCAGTAATAATCCAAAGTTCGGTTGAAAGCATGGATTGAATGTTTATGGTCATTCCAAATACGATGAAAAAGAATGTGCGGATCAAAAAAGATGTTTCTTCTGTGATTAAATGAAACTCTTTGTGAATGCTTTTAATGACATCATCGGATGAAATCAATTTTTTTAACCAGCCGGCAAAGAATTTCCGATAGTTTTTCAACATAATACCAAAAACGAGGATGGCCAACAACGATGAAAAATGAAAATATTTTCCAATGGAGAACAAAAGACCCAAAATAGAGATGAACAAAAAGAATTTAATTTTTGTTTTAATTTTCTGAAAAACAAATATCAGAATATAAGCTATAATAAAAGATGAAATTAAAGAGAATAACACATTTAAGCTGATGGCTTTAGCCAATTCGGCTTTGGATGAATATTGCACAATGGCAAAATCCATGAATAAAATGCCAAGGATATCGGAAAAAGTGGATTCATAAATCAAAAATTCTTTTTTATTGGTGATAAGATTTTGCGTGGAAGGAATAACAATTGCCGAACTGACCGTAGCCAATGGAATAGAATAAAGCAGACATTTAAAAAAACTTTCTTCCAGCAATAACATTTGCAAAACATAGGCAATTCCGAATGCTATCAGGCCCAATGTAATGGCCGCTGTGAAAAAAGAAGAAAGAATCAACCATATTTTTTCTTTGGAAATTTCTATATCCAAAGCTCCCTCAAGCACAATCATCATCAGTCCGATGATGCCCAAGAGATTCATCGGTGAAAACAAATCAGGCAAGGATAT from the Vicingaceae bacterium genome contains:
- the deoD gene encoding purine nucleoside phosphorylase, which gives rise to MWMTYEQMKETAAFLKEQGMQKPQIGIILGTGLGNLAKQIESEIEITYDKIPHFPVSTVESHQGKLIYGRLAGKTVIAMQGRFHYYEGYSASQITFPVRVMYLLGIQFLLISNAAGSLNESFRKGSLMILKDHINLLPDNPLRGRNIDELGPRFPDMSSPYSPYLNRLMREIAKKHQLPVNEGVYVVVAGPNLETAAEYKFLRKIGADAVGMSTVPECIVANHMGLPCCAVSVLTDECYPETLKPVELKEILEVAGHAEKYLTLLYKELIARIECK